GTCCACCTgaagacccttactagagaccttgtgaccaagaataatgccctgtcgtaccataaagtgacatttctcccagttgagaaccaagttgatctcaacacaccttttaagaacgtcaccaagattctgcaagcactcatcaaatgaatcgccAAACATAAAGAAAtcgtccataaacacctccatattctgaccaatcatgtcagagaagataaccatcatgcatctatgaAATGTGGCCGGTGCCCTTCACAAACCAAAACAAACTCTTCTAAAGGTGAAAgttccaaatggacaagtgaaagtagtcttttcctgatcttccagagcaatgcaaatctgattatagcccgaatagccatccagaagacagaAGTACTCATGCCCGGCCAATCTgccaagcatctgatcaataaaggcaaagggaagtgatcttttctcgtggccttgttcagcttcctgtaatccatacaaactctccaccccgtgactttTTGAGTAGGAATGaactcattcttctcattagcaacaacagtaatacctcctttctttagtacacactgaactggactcacccaagaactgtcagaaatgggatagatgatccctgcatccagccacttaagaatttccttcttcataactTCTTTTATGATCGGATTTAcccttctttgttgctcaacagtgGGCTTGCTACCTTTCTCTAGTAGAATTTTAAGCATataataagaagggttgattcccttaatatctgctatcgtccatccaattgtcgatttgaattctctcagaattcttaagagtttttcctcatcactacctgaaagttcagatgcaataataacaggaaaagtagatgcatcacctaaaaaagcatactgtaagtgttcaggtaatggtttaagcttaagtgtaggagcttcctcaatagatggcttgaggcgcttgggatatttgttcaactcctccattttaagagattcaaaaggcatatccatcttccttTTACAGGGGGAAGCATACATatattgcaactgctcatcaccttcatcatcttcgcTATCAGatccccaacaaggccttttctaatgcatcagaccTTAGAAAtcgatcaagttctgaagtaaccaccgaatcgaccaactccacctttacgcactcctcattttccgtagggaacttcatgacattgaacacattaaaagttacatcatGATCCAGAACTAtcatggtgagctcacccttctacacaccaatcaaggttcggccagtcgccaagaaaggtcttcccaagattatgggaatcttcttatcctcctcaaaatcaagaattacaaaatcagtagggaagatgagtttatccaccttgaccaaaacatcctcaacAATGCCTTGTGGATAAGTAATAATACGATCGACTAACTgtaaagtcatataagtaggctttggatcaggtaagtccaacttcttaaAGATTGACAAAggtatcagattgatgctagttcccaaatcacataagcatttgtcaaacgacacttttccaatggtgcaaggaatagtaaagcttctaggatctttaagcttcggaggcaacttctgttgcagacaacactgcattcctccgtgagagcaactaTCTCTAAGTTATCAAGCTTTACCTTCCGAAAGAGTATACCTTTCATAAAattcacataactaggcatcttTTCCAGAgtttcagcgaaaggtatgttgatgtgaagtttcttgaacacctctagaaacttctcaaactgcttatccagctttttcttctacagcctcttaggaaatGGGGGTTGAGGATATAtctgtttatcccctgtattaccctcaggatgagtgtgttcaatagtactcttccttggttccactgcagcttccttctgcacttcttcctCAGCCACAACTGCTTCATCCGAAATTTGAGAATgttcgggatttgcaaccttcccagacttTAATATAATTGCCTTAACCggctccttagcttccctctttcctggcacttcagtgtcactagggagtgtactaGGTTGACGATTTaacaaggcattggcaatttgttcgatttgattttccaaggtctaGATAGataccgcttggctcttgcacatgagcctcaactcctccaatttagatttttcattagactgttgcagctggagttgttgactttatgcatattgcggttgctgaaaaccagggggttgtactgctttgcttgatactgctgataaggttaCTGAACCGCATTCTAGGTGTTGCTCCAGCTAAATTtcggatgattgcggttgttaggatgataggtggctggtaCAGGTTGTTGCGACCTctaaaagttgctcacgaactgagctgattcactagaaatggctcactgatcagtctcatgggcaccagtacaaagctcacaaatactagtgatctgattaacttcATAATTAGACAGAGAATCCACCTTCTTCGTCAAAGCCCTAAGTTGAGCAGCTATTGCAGtagctgcatccaactccagaattcctgctaccttgccctgagttaatctctgagtaggattctggtattcattagcagccatcagttcaattaattcataagcttcatcgtagcttttagcccacaaggctcctcctgatgctccatcaagcatgggtctagaagtagcacccaaaccattatagaaacagttaaGGATCATatagtcaggcatcccatgatgaggacacttccgaagcatctccttatatcgatcccgAGCCTCGCATAAAGATTAtccagattgctgagcaaattgagtaagtgtatttctgattgcagcagtcttctcCATATGAAAGAATTTGGTTAagaacttctgagcaagatcctcccatttggtgatagaccctggtggtaaagaatgtaaccagcacttagctttatcccatagagagaatgggaaaagcctcaacttaatagcatcttcagaaactccattgaacttgaaagtgtcgcagatctcgatgaaatctctaatgtgcatgtgaaatctctaatgtgctagtatacgtgatcgcaaataatataaaataaattctagttcattcccaaagggataggtttaggttaatttcaatcaatgtatttatgcaacactaGTATGATTATTATCCAATACTAAGAAGAATAACAATTTGAGGTTGTTTATACTAcatttaactaagagattatactaaagaacataaactaagagattaaagaaaattgaataatatatgacacaaacatgggattctaacttcattaaatacttcattcgatagcctttttgttctcaaccttagcatataatggtgatgacacaaaacagataacacgaaactgataaatgtcaactttcgttgtacgagtaccatactaccagacatccacaaaagagatagaagctgaatagacaccaattatattgagaccctatatgtctatagaatttgacaacataacggtttaatgcacaagttatctctcgttattacatagggcaagtaagatggttaaaattagctacgaatcatgcatatcacatacacgaacctatgctagcatagcaagttctaaacccttaaattcaatTTCGcatcattaaagattaacacaccatcttataagttcgcgacgcttataagacgaataagctcaaccaaaactaggttatcatacaatcaccacacattaaggcatcaaaacaaattaactaaaaaaatccataaataaatctgttagaaccccacgataacgattagcccataatcggactcatcatcaatgtgggttccgatgaaaacatggtataataaatatagtctttatacttaataaaaccaagtacgaaataaGAGTATAGGGTtatgaataagaaaactagcatccaaagttacaacttaaaacaaagaatcataagaataaactagatcttcttcacCTTCGTTGATTTttgctctacggtcttcttatgccttctccttaagctctggtacgtcttgttatggAAAACGAgcataagttatgtttatatagtagcccatgcagagtagaagtcttctggatcaaaattaGAATAGAAACATAATTTTCTTTTCTCGACCTGGCACAACCACGCGCTATCACATCGTGGGTGCGCCGTCTCTCTGGAAAAAAATATTGACTTCTTCctttcttgctgatttgagttggtcttttcacgagcttttattctggacaccatcctaacaccaaattagcactaaaacTATGCTAATTCACTTGGTTACCTGGTAAatgtctgaaatgcaaaaaacactacaaaaacacgttaaaaacactaacaacttgagtacaaaacaccaatctAAAGCTTTACGGAGCATTATAAAGAATCATAAATACCACTCAACAGTCAATAACCTGCTCATCCATGTACTCAGCAGGTGGAAAATGGTAGATCCCTGGCACTGGGGCATAGATAGCTATGAGAGCTGGGAATAACACTGGTGGAACCTGTGGCTCAACCATCTGAGGATCTGGATGTATATCAGGCTGCTGTAATGGAATCTCTGGCTGTGGATGCTGCACTAGTACCTCGGGTTCATCTCACTACAGAAAATCAACCATGTCAGGTATCTCAAACATCGGGAACTCGAGCGGTGGTAACTGAGGTATCTCGGTCTCAAAATATGGGAAATAATCTATGGGATTAGGTACCTCTGAAGCTGGATCCTCATATGCTACTAGAGGTATAGGAGATGTGCTAGTCCGAATCCTGTCCTCTCTAATGAAGATGCTGAAGCCATCTGACAAAATAACCATAACACAAGAAAAGGTCATTTCTCATTCctagaacttacaatttcttaaTCAAAAAAACTAACAAAATCCTAACACTattatccctatcttatgtgatctttctatcttatcttaactctaatgttcttgttttcaggggcCAAAACCatgctctgatgccaactgtcaccctccaaatccgggttaTAGATCTGGGGTATTACTAACACTAACTACCTTACTGAACCTGTATaacaataatataaatatataattaccCTTTGATAATACTaatcaggatcttttaaggttaaggtGTGAAAACAAGAACAACTCACTATCTTTATTACAACAACCCAAATAAACAGTCTTACAAGCCTTCTTTATTGCAAACCAGTTATCTACATAAATTTTACACTAAAATTCTTTTATTCAAACATTATCTATAACTATTACTGCTACACCAGCGCAggcaattcaaaactctcttctacaaTTGGAATTAGCACCCTTGGTGCCAGAGGGTCCCGCTGCCTGACCCGCTTCTTGAGTACTCGGGTACGGATGAGTTTCATTCTCAATTTTAACTAAAaaacaaggtgaataacaataataggggtgagccaaaattgctcaacaagcctgcaacatatatatatatatagtgtaaagaaagaaagttaaatgaaccggtaatctgtTGGTTCGTGCAATCACATATTTCTATAAGGAATAATGAAAGCCATTattggcgagtaccaaatgaattagactggacacaaaaaccaacatatgcattataacctgctgatcagtcaggatatagtgtggatctatacccaactgcatagacccaccaacatatagggtacccaggcactatggcctaataatcaagggtccggttcatACCCGGCCCGCATCGTAACCATCCTGTCCATGGATCAGtatccggaataatcggtattCTTTGATGTATTTTAACATTGGAATATATCAgaatatatgtatacatatatatatcaactattggaatatgaatagaggattcatcgaattaggagaaatcaggaatcgaaatgaaatatgaaaaaggaataacaattgtgtatcagtgtttgtaaATAAGAATTATCAGTGTATAGTTGTCATAAGAATCGGTAGGAAATTCattattctgaacttagaataggggaaaaactttcTTGGTACACGCTCTGCTCCAGGTATTCCACAGCTCTCTATTTCCGGCTTGATTCGCCTTATTGGTGTTGtttctatcaaagaaagatattCATTTAGTTGACTTACATCGCAATCGCATCTCTGACTGAGACCACATaacccttatcgtctacccacaCGATTCTATCCGACTCGTATATAATTATCTAGCAAGTAGAGTGCAAGTAATCACGTaaatcacatagcacgtaaggcacataattaatttagacacacaaatatttttaaaattgaaatcagACATATATTCGCATAAACAAACAATCTCTGACTCGCTTCCTAATTTTTAAGGATCTATTGGACTCATATTTATAAATAATAGGGTTTATAACGAATAAGTATCATAAGTCAACTTTCTCTCAAAAAAAATTATGGTTATAAACTATTTTTATTGGAATCAAGTTATTTTTCTGAGTTTAAGGGTCTTTGTTTCGATTAAATCGGATAAACGATTTAATTACTACACAATAAACAagaattaatcaattattaatcaattatagttaattattcacaaataattgaacctcaattatattttaaataattatctaggaattatcatattttaaaataattttccctaatttttggaattaaatagaatttattacaaattattcaattaagctgattaattataaaatagtCAATCAATTTAAGTAAATAATAAGTAATTTGtaaataagaaaataaataaataattagttaGAGTCTGAGTTACTAAAATTTAGAACACAGCCCGAATTTATTACGAATTATTCAAGTAAACCGATCAATTACTAAATAATTAATCAGTCTAAATAAATAATCCACAAttaagaaataaataattaaataaataaataaattattttgaaataaatagatttttgaatttataaattaagaaaataatttagaaattatttacaaaacaattcagatttttaatcaaattatttatttgattttctaattaataaaactgattttctaatttttgtgaaatagaaataatataaaaatacagAAACACTTTTTAGGAATCGAGTTTGAGGGTTTTTGGATCAAACCCAGGTCGGCttccgggtcgaaaccgggtcgaccccgggtcaccaagaacaccACCGTCACCCCCATAATCCGGCGACGGTGGTCGTTCCCCGACGAACAAAACACAACCAAAACACATGGTTTTAGTCCCGTTTTCTGCGTTTTTAACTCCCCATAACCCAGACACTCCTTCACCTCCTTTCTTCGTCGATATCGAAGCCGGAATCGTGAAAAACACGGCGGCGACGTCGGTTCTCCGGCGAGCTCGAAACGGAAACCAAACACGACCAAATCGGTACCAATTGACCATAAATTCGACGATCTAAAAGCTCATATCAACGAAATCATCTAACAATCAACCAATCAAGAAAcccgaaattcgaaattaaacCCGAAATCACAAATTTAAAATCGACTAATCTACAGATGAAATCAATAATAGAAATGAAAAATAGATTCAACAAGCTTTAATTCGAGTACTCACATGACTGATTTGGATACCGAATCACCTCGAACTTTGCCTTTGATTCTTGCTTGcttaaaaccctaatttcagagaattgggggattgttcttgaattttctgattttttcataatttttagttaattaattaatagtaattcagtTATTTATATTAGTAAcaataatacccctaaataaaatcAAGGCCcaaattatacatctaataaaatttattggccccaatttttataagttttgggtattaattttgaatttttaaatatccaataaatacaaaatatatgccaaaaaatcccaaaaattgtgaaaaatacaaaaatgcaatgaaaaatgatatttgataatttgatgatcctataaaaataaaaatatgatttttgtgggtttttgatacccgaaggggcccggaaaagtcatttttcgtgaaacaagaaaatttgtaaaatgtctggatgttcagaatatcgtTATGGTATAGGCCATGCTTggtaaaatagggccaatgattttatatgaaatatcAGTTATTAAAAGGATGTTTGAGCCGTacaacttttgatataaaagcatttaacttataataaaacactcgaTAATTACCCGAAACACGTTCTGATCGAAACagaatacacatagcacatagcagcTAAAGTTTTATAGCTCAACACACTTACTGGCATATttaaacacataatttatctttactAAGATATAATACACgcataatttctcggtcgttacattcaCCATATATTATAAGATATCTTGAACCTCTAACTGTGGATATTTTTATTGCTCGATGTGTTGATGTCATTTTGTTGAGTCAATATTTCCGACATTAGGGGGAGATAAATTATTGCATAAGATAAACCTTGACTTGACATGGaatatatcaggatttaatgcTTTAGGTCCGCGAATCTGAAGTTCAAAGAATTATTCATATACAAAATATTGCTAATCAAATGCCAGATGCTTTTGGTGATTCTAGACATATTGTTAAATCACATATACCTGCCATTAATGCCCCAGCAGGGGTTGAAATacttattcataaataatttcCCGAGGAATTGACTAGTAATTCAAAACCACGCTAGAAGCGCGGTAGACCAGTTGGTGCAAAAGATGTACCACGAAAATAGAAACCGATTGGACATGCCTCTGAAATGGCAAATGTTCTAGACAATACCCTAGAAGTGGTATCCCCTCATGAAGAGGTTAAAACCCCTGAAGTGGCAGTGACAAAACCACCAGAAGTGGTATTTCCTCTAGAAGAGGATATTGCCCCTGAAGTGGCACATGCTTTTGTAAAAGCAAAGGTACCTGAAATTTATGAGATCTCATTGAGTTATATACATAATGGAAAATTATTGGATCGTGGGAGTATTGAAATTGATTATGTATATGCTTTTTCCGTGGCATGTGATATTATTATGAACTCCGATCCAGAACCACAAAGTGTGAAAGAATGTGGACAAAgagatgattggccaaaatggaaaatTGCAATCCAGGAAGAATTGCAATCCTTACATAAGAGAAATGTATTTGGACCTGCAGTCCGAACACCAGCTGGTATGGTCCCCATTGGGAATAGATGGGTATTTGTACAAAAACGAAATGAGATAAATAAAATTGTAAGATATAAAGCCCGGCTCGTAGCCCAGGGATTCTCTCAAAGGCCTGGATTTGATTACCAGGAAACGTACTCTCCGGTGATGGATGGAGTTACTTTTCGTTTTCTTATGGGTATGGCTTGTATGGAAAAATTGGAAACACGACTGATGGACGTTGTGATAGCCTACCTATATGGATCACATGATAGTGATATCTATATGAAAATCCCTGAAGGATTAAAATTGGATGAGACTAAGACTCCGTATTTTACTCAGTTAAATTACAACGATCAATATATGGGCTGAAACAGTATGGCCGTATGTGGTACAACAGGCTTATTGAATACATATTGAATGATGGGTATGTTAATGATAAAGTATGTCTATGTGTGTTTATTAAAATATCTCAAACTGGTTTCGTTATTATTGTTGTATATGTCGATGATTTGAATATTGTAGGTACTTCTGAAGATATCACTAATGCTGCtaattatttgaaaaatgagtttCAGATGAAAGATCTTGGAAAGACAAAGTTCTGTTTAGGTTTACAGGTGGAACACTTATCTTCaggaatatttgttcatcaatcaaCCTACACAAAAAAAGTTCTTGTTCAATTTTACATGGACAAATCTCATCATCTAACTACACCAATGGTGGTTTGGTGACTTGAAGTTGAAAAGGATCCATTTTGTCCCAGAAAAGAAGATGAAGATCCACTTGGACCAGAAATTACATATCTCAGTGCAATTGGCACTCTTATGTACCTCGCAAACAACACACGACCTGATATTGCTTTTGTTGTGAATCTATTAGCAAGATTCAGTTCACATCCAACTAAAAGACATTGGGATGGAATCAAGCATATATTGAGATATCTTCACGAGATAATTGATCTTGGATTATTCTTTCCAAATAATTCAAAATCACAGTTGGTTAGATACGTAGATTCTGGATACTTGTCAGATCCTCATGTTGGACGATCACAGACAGGTTACTTATTCACATATTATGGTACTGCTATCTCTTGGAAATCTATAAAACAGACCATGGCTGCAACTTCATCAAATCACGCAGAATTACTAGAAATCCATGAAGCAAGTTAGGAATGTGTCTGGCTATGATCCATAATCCAACATATTCGGCATTCATGTGGATTATCAAATGTTAATACGACCCCACTATTTTGTTTGAAGATAATTTAGCTTGCATTAAACAGTTAAAGGAAGGATATATCAAGGGAGATCGAATAAAACACATCTtaccaaaattcttctacactcaCGAATTACAAGAGAATGGAGATATTGAGATACAACAAGTTCGATCATGTGATAATCTAGCGGATATACTTACAAAGTCATTACCGACATCAACATTTGAAAAGCTACGAAATAACATCGAAATGCGAAGATTGAAGAACATATTACATTAATATGTCAATATGTGAGATATTTTATTCAGGTGAAGactgtactctttttcctttgtCAAGGTTTTTATCCCACCGTGTTTATCCTTGCAAGGTTTTAACAAGGCAGTCAATCTTTGGGATACTCACATTTGACAATCAAAGGGGAGTGTTATAATAATGATTGTCAAATCTTACTAAGGAAGACTCATGATACTTACGAAGGAAGACTCACGATACTTATCAAGAAAGACTTGATTTAATATTGGAAGCTTGTCATAAAAATCAAGATTTTGTTAACCTGACTAAGAAAACTTACCTATTAAGTTTTCTTAGTATAGTTAATAAAGCTCTAATATAAATAGAAGTTTTGCCTAGTCATTATACTTGAACAATCACAGAAAAGAAGTAATAATACTTTTGAGATCTCTCTCTTTCCTTCTTACTCTATAGTTTATAGTTTATTTATATCAGTATGATGTTACTTAG
The sequence above is drawn from the Apium graveolens cultivar Ventura chromosome 2, ASM990537v1, whole genome shotgun sequence genome and encodes:
- the LOC141700860 gene encoding secreted RxLR effector protein 161-like → MGTSEDITNAANYLKNEFQMKDLGKTKFCLVEKDPFCPRKEDEDPLGPEITYLSAIGTLMYLANNTRPDIAFVVNLLARFSSHPTKRHWDGIKHILRYLHEIIDLGLFFPNNSKSQLVRYVDSGYLSDPHVGRSQTGYLFTYYGTAISWKSIKQTMAATSSNHAELLEIHEAS